The segment GTCAGTGCACGGGAGCACAACACAGGGATAGGAGCGGGCTGGGTCATTGCATTGCAcggagcacacacagggatggagcggGGCTGGGTCAGTGCAGGGCAcggagcacacacagggatggagcgggctgggtcagggcacggagcacacacagggatggagcggggctgggtcagggcacggagcacacacagggatggagcggggctgggtcagggcacggagcacacacagggatggagcggggctgggtcagggcacggagcacacacagggatggagcggggctgggtcagggcacggagcacacacagggatggagcggGGCTGGGTCAGTGCAGGGCAcggagcacacacagggatggagcggGGCTGGGTCAGTGCAGGGCAcggagcacacacagggatggagcggGGCTGGGTCAGTGCAGGGCAcggagcacacacagggatggagcggGGCTGGGTCAGTGCAGGGCAcggagcacacacagggatggagcggggctgggtcagggcacggagcacacacagggatggagcggggctgggtcagggcacggagcacacacagggatggcgcggggctgggtcagggcacggagcacacacagggatggagcgggctgggtcagggcacggagcacacacagggatggagcggGGCTGGGTCAGTGCAGGGCAcggagcacacacagggatggagggggctgggtcagggcacggagcacacacagggatggagcggggctgggtcagggcacggagcacacacagggatggagcggggctgggtcagggcacggagcacacacagggatggagcggGGCTGGGTCAGTGCAcggagcacacacagggatggagcggggctgggtcagggcacggagcacacacagggatggagcggGGCTGGGTCAGTGCAGGGCAcggagcacacacagggatggagcggGGCTGGGTCAGTGCAGGGCAcggagcacacacagggatggagcggggctgggtcagggcacggagcacacacagggatggagcggGGCTGGGTCAGTGCAGGGCAcggagcacacacagggatggagcggggctgggtcagggcacggagcacacacagggatggagcggGGCTGGGTCAGTGCAGGGCAcggagcacacacagggatggagcggGGCTGGGTCAGTGCAGGGCAcggagcacacacagggatggagcggGGCTGGGTCAGGGCACGGAGCACACACTGGGATGGAGCGGGGCTGGGTCAGGGCAcggagcacacacagggatggagcggggctgggtcagggcacggagcacacacagggatggagcggggctgggtcagggcacggagcacacacagggatggagcggggctgggtcagggcacggagcacacacagggatggagcggGGCTGGGTCAGTgcagggcacggagcacccacagggatggagcggggctgggtcagggcacggagcacacacagggatggagcggGGCTGGGTCAGTGCAGGGCAcggagcacacacagggatggagcggGGCTGGGTCAGTGCAGGGCAcggagcacacacagggatggagcggggctgggtcagggcacggagcacacacagggatggagcggGGCTGGGTCAGTGCAGGGCACGGAGCACACACATCCCTAGCAGTCACGGTGTGGTAAATGAGCCGTTAAGttttggtgtgtgtttgtgttcacCTGGTCCGCTGAGGGGAGATCCCACTGATCTCCGCTTGTGTGCAGCCTGTGTCTCAGCTCCTGAGGAGCAGTTCAGGGAGGGGTCTCCTCATCCCAGACAGCAAAGCAGAGTTCACATGGCCCCAGGGGAGGAGGCAGATGGAGGAAGAGTTGTTGAGGTGTCTGTGCTTGTGTGTGAACCACACTGCAGTACGGGCCCTGCTCACACCTGGGagtgtgggtttggtttgggggggctgggatcAGCGGCCGTGGTtccttgtggattttttggggggctgcaggcagggctgggatcagcagcGGTGGTTCCTGTGTTTTTTGAGGTTCTGGGATCAGCAGCTGTGGCTCcctgtgggttttggggggctgggatcagcagcCGTGGTCcctgtgggttttggggggctgggatcagcagcCGTGGtccctgtgttttttggggATGCCCGCTCCGTCCCCGCTGACCCGGCCGTTCCCGCACAGGCTGCAAGATCAAGGCGCTGCGGGCCAAGACCAACACGTACATCAAGACGCCGCTGCGCGGGGAGGAGCCGGTGTTCCTGGTGACGGGGCGGCGGGAGGACGTGGCGGCGGCGCGCAGGGAGATCCTGTCGGCGGCCGAGCACTTCTCGCTGATCCGGGCCACGCGCGGCAAGGGCggcgcgggcgcggcggcgctgccggggCAGACCACGGTGCAGGTGCGGGTGCCGTACCGCGTGGTGGGGCTGGTGGTGGGGCTGCGCGGCGCCACCATCAAGCGCATCCAGGAGCAGACGCACACGTACATCGTGACGCCCAGCCGCGACAAGGAGCCCGTGTTCGAGGTGACGGGCATGCCCGAGAACGTGGACCGGGCCCGCGAGGAGATCGAGATGCACATCGCCCTGCGCACCGGCGCCTTCCTGGGGCCCGGCGGCGACAGCGACTTCCGCGCCAACGGCACCGAGGTGTGCCCGGAGAGCCCCGCGTGGccgcgccccgcgccccgcgcccgcACGGCCTGCAGCTACCGCACCGACAGCTCCAGCTCGCTGGGCAGCGCCTCCACCGACTCCTACTTCGGCCGCCTGGCCGACttcagcccccccagccccttcgGCGCCGGCGGGTTCTGGTTCGGCGAGGCGCTGCCCGCCGCCGAGGAGCTGGCGCTGGACTCGCCCGCCCACGAGCCGCTGCCCGCGCCCTCCCCGACCATCTGGGCGCCGCTGGAGCCCGCGGCCGCGCTGGGCCCGGGCGGGTCGGGCGCGGGCAGCGCCGCTGGGGCCCCGTGCCGCGGCAGCCAGCCGCCCACGCCGCGCCTGTCGCCCACCTTCTCCGAGAGCCTGGAGCACCCGCTGGCCCGGCGGGGCTGCCCCCAGCCCGCGCTGCCCATCCACATCCCCGCCTTCTCCACCGGTACCGACAGCTACTCCTCGTCCGCCGGCGGCTCCGCGTCCAGCTCGCCCCCCGAGAGCCGGCGCCGCCCCGACTGCGCGCTGTGCCTGGAGGGCGAGGCCGGCGCCGCGCTCGTGCCCTGCGGACACGCGCTGTTCTGCGCGCCCTGCGCCGGCCGCGTGTGCGAGCGCGCCGCGCCCGCCTGCCCCGTGTGCCGGGCCGCCGTCACGCAGGCCATCCAGATCCACTCCTGAGCCccccggggacaccggggggggCTGCACCCCCGTCCCACGGCCGGAAAACAAACCCCGTGGGCTGTTGCAAAGGCTCCGTGCCCCAGCCAGGCCACTTCCAATGCTGCCTTCTCTACACTGCCAGCGCTCCAAACAGGTTTGGGAACAGCCCCgcgctctgctctgcagcacggCTCACGCCTGAGCCTGCCCCTCGCCTCTGCTCCCGCACAGCGCTccgggagccgccggggccagagcagggctgggagagcccgGCCGGACACCCGgggggcagggatggctctgagATGGCCACACGGACCTGCGGGAGCGGCCTGGCTgggcctggctgggcagggccgTGCTGGCCGAGCGACCTGTCCTGGTCCTGTCcaagctctgcagccccagggtcCTGTCCCAGGTCCTGTCCCGCTCCCTGTCccgctccctgtccctgtcccggtccCTCCCgctctccccagccccgccgctcccggccgTGCTGACATTCCGCTCACCGCTCCGGCCGAGCTGTCCCCAGGTCGCCTTTCCCCCGAGCCCGCAGATCAAGATGTGAAGCGTTCCGTGATGTCCGGCCCCCGTCCTGCACACACCCCAGATAACGTTTGATTTTtggtgaggaagaggaaaaccggggagctgcctgcctgccctcGTGGTGGTGTTCGCTTCTCAGCCCTGAAATCAGTTTGCTTCATTTCCAAAACGCCTTTCCAACCATgagtttgaaagaaaagaaaggaaaagagagtcTCCCGAATTCTTGCATTTCACCCTGTGGATGTTTCCAGCCCTTTCATCCTCAGTGTGTTCCCAAATCTGTGCTGGCAAATgttgaaacaacaaaaaacaagcaaatggAACcatataaaaaaccaaaaaaaaggaggaggaaagaaaggataaaaaatacTAACAGGAGttctggtggattttttttttaaagcattattttcccaagaaaaacctttttttctcagtataacagaaaaaaaaaataaaaagggtgaAATGAAATCACACGTACGTAGAACTAGCAAACACGCagagaaaactttattttttatttccacttgAAGAGTTACATTTCGTATTACAAAGTTTACAGGCAAcggtttttatttttgtgattcCCAGTccgggagctgccccggcccgtCCTGCAGCGCTCCGGTGTCCGAGTGTCCGAGTGTCCGAGTGTCCGTGCCGCAgagcgggcggggccggggctgggctcGGTATTTGCTAATTTTGCTACACTTTTTGTTATGTATATGTAGGGAGGTCGTAGAGGTTACAGACCCGATTTGAGTAAAGTTTAAAcgagaaaataaaacaaatccatATATTTTATGATAAAGGGCCTCTAACTTATGACGGCCAAAGCACTGATATTATATATTTGCTGTAAAGAGAAataagagttttatttttctggtattACAAGTTACTTAATAAAGACTTGTTTCCATTAACTGGAACGTTCTTCTGCCTGGCGGTCActgggggagggtggggggctCAGAAACCTCaaaatgaggggtttggggctgggggctctgtgtgggatttggggttgagGACTCCTTGTGTGAGGGGTTTGAGGATGGGGgctcagaaaccccaaaatcccttgaGGGGTTCCAggtgaggggtttggggctgagggCTCAGagagatttggggctgggggttccAGGtaagggatttggggctgggggctcagaggattttggggctgggggttctgtgtgggatttggggctgggggttctgggtgagggatttggggctgggggctcagagagatttggggctggaggTTCCAGAAGAGGGAtatggggctgggggctcaaatttggggctggggactctgagggatttggggttgggggttCCCTGCGTGagagatttggggctgggggttccAGGtaagggatttggggctgggagttctgtgtgggatttgggaatgggggcTCTGaaggatttgggtctgggggctctgtgggAGATTTGGGTCTGTGGCTTCCATGTGAGGGATTTGGGTGTggaggctctgtgtgtgtgtgaaggatttgggtctgggggctcgGGTGGGCTCGGGGCCCGGCTTTGGGCCGCTCGGGTCGCGGTCCCGGTTCGCTGCTCCGCGGTCGTGCCGTCCCGCGTGGAATCCGCTCCGGCCGCGGGAGGGAAGCGCTCGCCCCCGCGCTAGCAGTGTTAGTCCCGATTTTTGTTAAGGAATCGTTAAACTCGGGTTTTTCCTCGATTCCTGAGGCGATGCGCTGCCTTCCCGGGTGGGTCCGTGCTGTCCCGGGTCGGTCCGTGCTGTCCCGGGTGGGTCCGTGCTGTCCCGGGTCGGTCCGTGCTGTCCCGGGTGGGTCCGTGCTGTCCCGGGAAggcgccgccggccccgctTTCCCGCGGCGGCACCGAGCTGGTCCCGAGCGCTCCGTGCCCGGTAATCCCATCCCGAGCCTGGCCGGGATCAGGGTCATTCCCGGCAATCCCGGGTCCTGTTCTGGATCAGGGTCAGTCCCGGCAATCCCGGGTCCTGTTCCGGATCAGGGTCAGTCCCGGCAATCCCGGGTCCAGACCGGGATCAGGGTCAGTCCCGGCAATCCCGGGTCCTGTTCTGGATCAGGGTCAGTCCCGGCTATCCCGGGTCCTGTTCTGGATCAGGGTCAGTCCCGGCAATCCCGGGTCCTGTTCTGGATCAGGGTCAGTCCCACAATCCCGTCCCGGGGCCGCTCCGGCCGTCCCTGtccggggctgggggcgggcggggcagTGCCGGCACTGACCGCTGACCGCTGACCGCTGACCGCTGAGCGCTGACCACCCGCAGGGCCGGGGCTCGTCCCGCTCCCCGCAGAGCCGAGCCGGGTCCGCCCAGGGTTCAGGTTCCATTTGGGAAATCCCCGCTCGGGTCCCGCGGCCCTCGGGGTGAGAGCCCGGCACCCCCAGCCCGGGAGGGAGCGGACACCGGGACTGGAATGGGGGCAGGGCAGAGTTCGGGGAACCCCGCGGTGAGCCCGGGGCTGCGGCCACGGAGGAGCTCCCGGGGAAGCTCAGATCGCCGTCCTGCAGTTCCCGGacactccagcactgctggacactccagagctgctggacacTCCAGCACTGCCGGACACTCCTGGAGCTACCGGACACTCCCGGGGTTGTCGGACACAGAACAcgcaaaaaccaaaaatgaccAGCTTGTGTTGCTGAcctcatccctgtgcccatccctgtgcccatcccatccctgtgcccatctctgtgcccatccctgtgcccatcccatccctgtacccatcccatccctgtgcccatcccatccctgtgtccatccctgtgcccatccctgtgcccatccctgtgcccatctctgtgcccatccctgtgcccatcccatccctgtgtccatccctgtgcccatccctgtgcccatccctgtgcccatcccatccctgtgcccatccctgtgcccatgccatccctgtgcccatgccatccctgtgcccatcccatcccatccctgtgcccatcccatcccatccctgtgcccatcccatccccgtgcccatcccatcccatcccatccctgttcccatcccatccctgtgcccatccctgtgcccatcccatccccgtgcccatcccatcccatcccatcccatccctgtgcccatcccatccttgtgcccatcccatccctgtgcccatcccatccctgtgtccatccctgtgcccatccctgtgcccatccctgtgcccatcccatccctgtgcccatccccgtgcccatcccatccctgtgtccatccctgtgcccatccccgtgcccatcccatccctgtgcacaTCCCATCCCTGGCCCCGGCCTGGAGCTCTCCCCGCCCCTGCGCAGCTCTGGGTGCCCTCACAAGTCAAAGTTCACTGCTGAATGAAACGAAGCAGCCGGCACTGGAATCTTTACCTTTTTTAATCAAAAACATACTCTGTTACAGAATTTCAGGAAAGTTAGCTACAGTATATTATCCACAAACTAGGTCTAATGAAAAACGTACAGGAAGCTACAGAGGAACTACTGGGAATTCTGGTGACCGCTT is part of the Catharus ustulatus isolate bCatUst1 chromosome Z, bCatUst1.pri.v2, whole genome shotgun sequence genome and harbors:
- the MEX3C gene encoding RNA-binding E3 ubiquitin-protein ligase MEX3C, which produces RSRTGCKIKALRAKTNTYIKTPLRGEEPVFLVTGRREDVAAARREILSAAEHFSLIRATRGKGGAGAAALPGQTTVQVRVPYRVVGLVVGLRGATIKRIQEQTHTYIVTPSRDKEPVFEVTGMPENVDRAREEIEMHIALRTGAFLGPGGDSDFRANGTEVCPESPAWPRPAPRARTACSYRTDSSSSLGSASTDSYFGRLADFSPPSPFGAGGFWFGEALPAAEELALDSPAHEPLPAPSPTIWAPLEPAAALGPGGSGAGSAAGAPCRGSQPPTPRLSPTFSESLEHPLARRGCPQPALPIHIPAFSTGTDSYSSSAGGSASSSPPESRRRPDCALCLEGEAGAALVPCGHALFCAPCAGRVCERAAPACPVCRAAVTQAIQIHS